Proteins from one Sabethes cyaneus chromosome 2, idSabCyanKW18_F2, whole genome shotgun sequence genomic window:
- the LOC128738008 gene encoding tubulin polyglutamylase complex subunit 2 has product MKNVEDLDDMFYENLSLGLAKKFADCIPRITNVTCEKRLPCEKAQVTAWESRHNIYLPDDMKRFYLSSDGFNFYWSYQYSPNDVRRVGHIHFPHLIQITLVRDNIDTILSSSPTTAVTIPPIIRQSNYIDSTSGYLNHLNLNSRSKIFELSTITDLAKVCLVYETPESSNPKIFLLEMGTFKWQFLADTFTEYLRMSIAHLGLPYWELCFSTCGLPSWTEQLFLLLAPHLLEKNENRRLKSIVCVNENPPYNVLDPAVFRTKPRCSRQSQKNRMNN; this is encoded by the exons ATGAAAAATGTGGAAGATTTGGACGATATGTTTTATGAGAATTTATCGCTTGGTTTGGCAAAG AAATTTGCCGACTGTATTCCACGTATCACAAATGTAACGTGTGAGAAACGACTGCCCTGTGAGAAAGCTCAGGTTACTGCCTGGGAATCCCGCCATAACATCTACCTGCCGGACGATATGAAAAGATTCTATTTATCCAGTGATGGTTTCAATTTTTACTGGAGTTATCAATATTCAC CGAATGATGTTCGTCGAGTAGGACACATTCATTTTCCTCATCTAATTCAGATTACGTTGGTTCGTGACAACATCGATACCATCCTGAGCTCAAGTCCGACCACTGCCGTCACAATTCCTCCCATAATACGACAATCAAATTATATCGATTCAACTTCGGGTTATCTTAATCATTTGAATCTGAACTCCAGGAGTAAAATCTTTGAGCTGAGCACCATTACGGATTTAGCGAAGGTTTGCTTAGTGTATGAAACACCGGAATCTTCCAACCCGAAAATCTTCTTGCTTGAGATGGGAACGTTCAAGTGGCAGTTTCTGGCCGACACATTTACCGAATATTTACGAATGAGCATTGCCCACCTCGGACTACCGTATTGGGAGCTGTGCTTTTCTACTTGCGGACTTCCGTCCTGGACGGAACAACTTTTCCTGCTGCTCGCGCCTCATTTgttagagaaaaatgaaaatcgaaGGCTCAAAAGTATAGTTTGCGTTAACGAAAATCCACCTTATAATGTTCTGGATCCTGCTGTATTTAGAACAAAACCTCGCTGTTCCAGGCAAAGTCAAAAAAACAGAATGAATAACTAA